The Triticum aestivum cultivar Chinese Spring chromosome 3A, IWGSC CS RefSeq v2.1, whole genome shotgun sequence genome includes a region encoding these proteins:
- the LOC123061593 gene encoding uncharacterized protein encodes MSDHHLAGDHHSSPASTATTALGTLLLLPSELLHEILIRLALPELLRVRSVARPLSHLISSPDFRRFYHLSSVSSGPAPAAAWLLVFKKLPPRGAALRGFHGPSGRWFRIPVSDIISPAVPPGEDLYFLAASGSSFLFAANGRRELVVVDLSAQSARRLPPSPLGPRGTSSWRRFGLKLVADPPGSSQFRFLFAEMVNNTPVLFEYQSDTDAWQSSEAVLANGPAAPAGPDGDGTYLCAAHAGPDCVMVYSGPGVDRPVFFRPRFPHNPNAGGHGDRLHVYGDGSTVVVRSTVIDEPSRTRVKLVAGVDLYGLGPEVGGDWQLVSTVPGELIEGFRKPYAVMTGLLAEREGVMRLVLISNCRGAWDLVWLSYDRARGEWRWVPVPDWGGAKGLNMAGIAVSSTFSRLWPPAPTICR; translated from the exons ATGTCCgaccaccacctcgccggcgaccaccactcCTCCCCGGCGAGCACCGCCACCACGGCCCTCGGGACCCTGCTGCTCCTGCCGTCGGAGCTCCTCCACGAGATCCTCATCCGCCTCGCGCTCCCGGAGCTGCTCCGCGTCCGCTCCGTCGCCCGTCCCCTGTCCCACCTCATCTCCTCCCCGGACTTCCGCCGCTTCTACCACCTGTCCTCCGTCTCGTCCGGCCCCGCCCCGGCCGCCGCGTGGCTCCTCGTGTTCAAGAAGCTCCCGCCCCGCGGCGCCGCGCTACGGGGCTTCCACGGGCCGTCCGGCCGCTGGTTCCGCATCCCCGTCTCGGACATCATCTCCCCCGCCGTGCCGCCGGGAGAGGACCTCTACTTCCTCGCCGCATCCGGCAGCTCCTTCCTGTTCGCCGCCAacggccgccgcgagctcgtggtGGTTGACCTCTCGGCCCAGTCGGCCCGGCGCCTCCCGCCGTCCCCGCTCGGCCCCCGCGGCACCTCGTCCTGGCGTCGCTTCGGCCTCAAGCTCGTGGCCGATCCCCCCGGATCAAGCCAGTTTAG GTTTCTCTTCGCCGAGATGGTGAACAACACGCCCGTTCTCTTCGAGTATCAGTCTGACACCGACGCTTGGCAGTCATCGGAGGCGGTGCTGGCAAATGGTCCCGCCGCACCGGCAGGTCCCGACGGGGACGGCACGTACCTGTGCGCTGCCCACGCCGGGCCGGACTGCGTGATGGTGTACTCAGGCCCGGGCGTGGACAGGCCGGTCTTCTTCCGCCCGCGGTTCCCGCACAACCCGAACGCCggcggccacggcgatcggctccaCGTGTACGGCGACGGCAGCACCGTGGTGGTCCGATCAACGGTGATCGACGAGCCGAGCCGGACTCGGGTGAAGTTGGTGGCCGGTGTGGACCTCTACGGGCTTGGGCCGGAGGTGGGAGGCGACTGGCAGCTGGTGTCCACGGTGCCGGGCGAGCTGATCGAAGGGTTCAGGAAGCCGTACGCCGTGATGACGGGGCTGCTGGCGGAGAGGGAGGGCGTCATGAGGCTGGTGCTCATCTCCAACTGCAGGGGCGCGTGGGACCTGGTGTGGCTGTCGTACGACCGCGCGCGCGGCGAGTGGAGATGGGTGCCGGTGCCGGACTGGGGCGGCGCCAAGGGCCTCAACATGGCCGGCATCGCCGTGTCGTCTACCTTCTCGCGCCTCTGGCCGCCGGCGCCAACCATCTGCCGCTGA
- the LOC123061595 gene encoding uncharacterized protein, whose amino-acid sequence MQRMGDAALRPEEDFVVVLATPEMQAEAAILASNCAVAWLEGARQDIPCHQVAAELATALGARPADVEVVKHYPEQFLVRFMHQHHCADAVSRGDLRGNGHRIFVREWRLEAHADNEDQLHHVRLCLEGVPLHGWNHYIATFLIGRGCSLDYIEPRSLRKEDTRDMALWAWTSNPSAIPKVKWLTLSARGHRRRGRRGLRHRVLIHLDLHEDHSKAGDDDDNPPPPDVHEFSWYRKVDGTYTPRERGPTQGCAERRGGRREDEGDRDGRRGRDDGRAREGWGARVRRSLSRNARDRHQGEVQNRSRDRSGGRRHAGNSLAASPAPMEGACCCSGSQGLGLGQ is encoded by the coding sequence ATGCAGCGCATGGGCGACGCCGCGCTAAGGCCAGAGGAGGACTTCGTCGTCGTTCTGGCGACACCTGAGATGCAGGCGGAGGCAGCCATCCTCGCCTCCAACTGTGCTGTGGCCTGGCTGGAGGGGGCCAGGCAGGACATCCCCTGCCACCAGGTGGCtgccgagctcgcgacggccctggGCGCGAGACCGGCCGACGTCGAAGTTGTCAAGCACTACCCCGAGCAATTTTTGGTGCGCTTCATGCATCAACACCACTGCGCCGACGCCGTGTCTCGTGGTGATCTTCGTGGCAATGGCCACCGCATCTTCGTGCGTGAGTGGAGGCTCGAGGCTCATGCAGACAACGAAGACCAACTCCATCATGTCCGTCTCTGCTTGGAAGGCGTCCCGCTGCACGGCTGGAACCACTACATCGCCACCTTCCTCATCGGCCGAGGTTGCTCCCTCGACTACATCGAGCCTCGATCGCTCCGCAAAGAGGACACAAGGGACATGGCGCTTTGGGCTTGGACGTCCAACCCCAGTGCCATCCCCAAGGTCAAATGGCTCACTCTCTCGGCCCGTGGTCACCGCCGCCGCGGACGCCGAGGTCTCCGTCACCGCGTGCTCATCCACCTCGACCTCCACGAGGACCACTCCAAGGCCGGGGACGACGACGACaacccgccgccaccggacgtccACGAGTTCAGTTGGTACAGGAAGGTGGACGGCACGTACACGCCAAGGGAGCGCGGGCCTACCCAGGGATGTGCAGAACGCCGCGGTGGCAGGCGTGAAGACGAGGGCGACCGTGACGGCAGGCGTGGCCGTGACGATGGTCGCGCACGGGAAGGATGGGGTGCCAGGGTCCGACGCTCGCTCTCCCGAAACGCTCGGGACCGGCATCAAGGGGAGGTCCAGAACCGTTCAAGGGACCGCTCCGGTGGCCGCCGGCACGCTGGCAACAGCCTGGCTGCTTCGCCCGCACCTATGGAGGGGGCCTGCTGCTGCTCTGGTTCTCAGGGGCTCGGGCTCGGCCAGTGA